A region of Hyalangium minutum DNA encodes the following proteins:
- a CDS encoding sigma-54 interaction domain-containing protein encodes MKATTPKPPPIPAEALRQSLRALEAFAGPTVLLDSQGRVLALGADARLLTEERLSPGGSFHEAFTSKEEEIRSALRTQRDAILTLADPGGSAKSRPLRVRATALTEGSRPMGWAVHLAPCHVDPNSREELFHGLWTQDLRMRRLFRIIEKAARTEASVLVRGESGSGKELVATALHTLSARARGPFRAINCAALSPTLLESELFGHVRGAFTGAVRDSPGHFRLAQGGTLFLDEVAELPLELQAKLLRVLETRTVIPVGGREPVSVDVRIVAATHRALRREVEQGRFRADLMYRLRVVPIFLPALRERPGDILPLAERFLAELNARGGRQVLRLSARARRQLQEYPWPGNVRELRNVMEYAHVMGEGPTLTEAELPPEFNEQARPVRLPLSPESAISGPDLPQEIGLEDIHRALAQTRGNRARAASLLGISRVTLWRRLRESGAAPAR; translated from the coding sequence ATGAAGGCGACGACCCCGAAGCCCCCGCCCATCCCCGCGGAGGCCTTGCGACAGTCCCTGCGAGCACTCGAGGCGTTCGCAGGTCCCACCGTGCTGCTGGACTCTCAGGGCCGGGTGCTCGCCCTGGGAGCCGACGCACGGCTCCTCACCGAGGAGCGACTGTCCCCCGGTGGCAGCTTCCACGAGGCCTTCACGAGCAAGGAGGAGGAGATCCGGTCGGCGCTCCGCACCCAGCGCGACGCGATCCTCACCTTGGCGGACCCCGGTGGCTCCGCGAAGTCCCGGCCACTCCGGGTGCGCGCCACGGCGCTCACGGAGGGCAGCCGCCCCATGGGCTGGGCCGTCCACCTGGCACCCTGCCACGTCGACCCCAACAGCCGCGAGGAGCTCTTCCACGGCCTGTGGACGCAAGATCTGCGCATGCGGCGGCTCTTCCGCATCATCGAGAAGGCCGCGCGCACGGAAGCCAGCGTCCTCGTCCGAGGAGAGAGCGGCTCCGGCAAGGAGCTGGTGGCCACCGCCTTGCACACGCTCTCGGCCCGGGCCCGGGGCCCCTTCCGCGCCATCAACTGCGCCGCGCTCTCCCCCACCCTCCTGGAGAGTGAGCTGTTTGGCCACGTGCGCGGTGCCTTCACCGGAGCCGTCCGGGACAGCCCCGGCCACTTCCGGCTGGCCCAGGGAGGCACCCTCTTCCTGGACGAGGTAGCGGAGCTGCCCTTGGAGCTGCAGGCCAAGCTGCTGCGCGTGCTGGAGACGCGCACTGTCATTCCCGTGGGCGGCCGGGAGCCCGTCTCCGTGGACGTGCGCATCGTCGCGGCCACCCACCGGGCCCTGCGACGAGAGGTAGAACAGGGTCGCTTCCGCGCGGACCTCATGTACCGGCTGCGAGTCGTACCTATCTTCCTGCCTGCTCTCCGGGAGCGGCCGGGCGACATCCTCCCCTTGGCCGAGCGCTTCCTGGCCGAGCTCAACGCGCGCGGAGGCCGGCAGGTTTTGCGCCTCTCTGCCCGTGCCCGGCGCCAGCTCCAGGAGTACCCATGGCCCGGTAACGTGCGTGAGCTGCGCAACGTGATGGAGTACGCCCACGTCATGGGCGAGGGCCCCACGCTCACCGAGGCCGAGCTCCCCCCTGAGTTCAACGAGCAGGCCCGGCCCGTGCGCCTGCCCCTCTCTCCCGAGAGCGCTATCTCCGGGCCCGATCTGCCACAGGAGATTGGCCTCGAGGACATCCACCGGGCGCTGGCACAGACGCGGGGCAACCGGGCGCGCGCCGCCTCCCTGCTGGGCATCAGCCGCGTGACACTCTGGCGGCGGCTTCGTGAGTCCGGAGCGGCGCCTGCGCGCTGA
- a CDS encoding MBL fold metallo-hydrolase — MIFRQLFDAESSTYTYLIADPASRQALLIDPVLEQTERDLTLVQELGLKLTHVMETHVHADHVTASGQLRERTRCQVVAGAGGASCANVHAKHGDEVHVGALTFQVLATPGHTDDSVSYLLGDRVFTGDALLVRGTGRTDFQNGNAGQLYDSITQVLFALPDETLVYPGHDYKGRTVTSIDEEKRFNPRLAGKDRAAFIQLMDGLNLAPPKMIDIAVPANRACGLTSSAPQA; from the coding sequence ATGATCTTCCGCCAGCTGTTCGATGCCGAGTCCTCGACGTACACCTACTTGATTGCCGACCCCGCCTCCCGGCAGGCCCTCTTGATCGATCCCGTGCTCGAGCAGACCGAGCGCGACCTCACCCTGGTGCAGGAGCTGGGACTGAAGCTCACGCACGTGATGGAGACGCACGTGCACGCTGACCACGTCACGGCTTCGGGCCAGCTGCGCGAGCGGACCCGTTGCCAGGTGGTGGCCGGCGCGGGCGGTGCCTCCTGCGCGAACGTCCACGCGAAGCACGGTGACGAGGTCCACGTGGGCGCGCTCACCTTCCAGGTGCTCGCGACGCCGGGCCACACGGACGACAGCGTGAGCTACCTGCTGGGTGACCGGGTCTTCACCGGAGACGCGCTCCTGGTGCGAGGCACCGGCCGCACCGACTTCCAGAACGGCAATGCGGGGCAGCTCTACGATTCCATCACCCAGGTGCTCTTCGCCCTGCCGGACGAGACGCTCGTGTACCCCGGCCACGACTACAAGGGCCGCACGGTGACGAGCATCGACGAGGAGAAGCGCTTCAACCCACGGCTGGCCGGTAAGGACCGCGCTGCCTTCATCCAGCTCATGGACGGGCTGAACCTCGCGCCTCCGAAGATGATCGACATCGCCGTGCCCGCCAACCGCGCCTGCGGCCTCACTTCCTCGGCTCCTCAGGCCTGA
- a CDS encoding rhodanese-like domain-containing protein: MSSTWIYPIRPQELGTLPPSARRIDVREPAEFDGLLGRLPGSELVPLATLLDATVPWPRDVPLLLICRSGARSMKAARLLAEQGFTSLYNLEGGMLAVNEAGLTVEGPGVPPRVSAGHARDALCVATRELYGALPSPPCESLFEKLSAFSHPERASLFQAIERLGSRARADGLPEEAIDRTLRRMRDLISLLEHREVPPS, encoded by the coding sequence ATGTCTTCCACCTGGATCTACCCTATCCGTCCACAGGAACTGGGAACCCTACCGCCCTCGGCCCGCCGCATCGACGTGCGGGAGCCGGCGGAGTTCGACGGACTCCTCGGGCGCCTGCCAGGCTCCGAGCTGGTCCCGCTGGCCACCCTGCTGGATGCCACCGTTCCATGGCCTCGCGACGTGCCACTGCTGCTCATCTGCCGCTCGGGTGCGCGCTCCATGAAAGCGGCGCGGTTGCTGGCGGAGCAGGGCTTCACCTCGCTCTACAATCTGGAGGGAGGGATGCTCGCGGTAAACGAGGCGGGGCTCACCGTGGAAGGCCCCGGTGTGCCCCCCCGCGTCAGCGCGGGCCACGCCCGGGACGCCTTGTGCGTCGCGACGCGCGAGCTCTATGGGGCGCTCCCCTCTCCTCCGTGTGAGAGCCTGTTCGAGAAGCTGTCTGCCTTCTCCCATCCGGAACGTGCGTCGCTGTTCCAGGCCATCGAGCGACTGGGTTCGAGGGCCCGCGCGGATGGGCTCCCCGAGGAGGCCATCGATCGCACGCTGCGCCGGATGCGGGATCTGATTTCGCTCCTCGAGCACCGTGAGGTACCGCCCTCATGA
- a CDS encoding sulfite exporter TauE/SafE family protein produces the protein MSLLVLGAALSLVAGLSLGLLGGGGSILTVPILVYVLGVDPRGAIATSLVVVGVTSAAGMLSHARAGRVEWRTGLLFGAAGMLGAAGGGRLGKFVPPSLLLVAFAGMVLATAIAMLRRRPVLALSSEAPARRRLSAVLRNGFGVGLLTGLVGAGGGFMVVPALALFGGLAMPQAVATSLLVIALNSASGLLSAALAGAPVDWALAGGMSVASILGSLLGARLGRGLSPELLRRGFAFFIVALGVFILVRELSSLFHLPSTRAAALAGGLSVAVLALAGLPSVLKRWLRAQRSEPPVPPERVVDSSTTSP, from the coding sequence ATGAGCCTGCTCGTGCTGGGCGCCGCGCTCTCGCTGGTGGCCGGCCTCTCCCTGGGACTGCTCGGAGGAGGAGGCTCTATCCTGACGGTGCCCATTCTCGTCTACGTGCTCGGTGTGGATCCGCGCGGAGCCATCGCCACCTCCCTGGTGGTGGTAGGGGTGACGAGCGCGGCCGGCATGCTCTCGCATGCCCGAGCGGGCCGCGTGGAATGGCGGACGGGGCTGCTCTTCGGCGCGGCAGGCATGCTGGGCGCGGCGGGGGGTGGACGGCTTGGAAAGTTCGTCCCTCCCTCGCTGCTGTTGGTGGCCTTCGCGGGCATGGTGCTCGCCACGGCCATCGCCATGCTGCGCCGGCGCCCGGTCCTCGCCCTCTCTTCCGAAGCCCCCGCTCGGCGGCGCCTGTCCGCCGTGCTGCGCAACGGCTTCGGCGTCGGCCTGCTGACAGGGCTGGTGGGCGCTGGAGGCGGCTTCATGGTGGTGCCCGCGCTGGCCCTCTTTGGAGGACTGGCCATGCCGCAGGCAGTGGCCACCTCGCTGCTCGTCATCGCGCTCAACTCCGCCTCGGGACTGCTCAGCGCGGCCCTGGCCGGTGCGCCTGTGGACTGGGCGCTTGCGGGCGGCATGTCCGTGGCCTCCATCCTCGGCTCGCTGCTCGGCGCACGGCTGGGCCGGGGACTCTCTCCCGAACTCCTACGCCGAGGCTTTGCCTTCTTCATCGTGGCGCTCGGCGTGTTCATCCTCGTGCGCGAGCTGTCCAGCCTGTTCCATCTCCCGTCCACGCGCGCCGCCGCGCTGGCCGGTGGACTCTCGGTGGCAGTGCTCGCCCTGGCGGGACTGCCATCCGTGCTCAAGCGCTGGCTGCGCGCCCAGCGCTCCGAGCCCCCTGTTCCTCCCGAGCGCGTCGTTGACAGCTCCACGACTTCGCCCTGA
- a CDS encoding YeeE/YedE family protein, producing the protein MHPFLVALVGGALIGLSASLLLLFNGRIAGISGIAGGLLSQRTRAELAWRITFLLGLVGGGFVLRLLWPQVLGAPVVTGPAWVAAAGLLVGFGTRLGNGCTSGHGVCGISRGARRSIAATLTFMATGAATVFLVRHVLGGES; encoded by the coding sequence ATGCACCCCTTCCTCGTTGCCCTCGTGGGCGGAGCGCTCATCGGACTGAGTGCCTCGCTCCTCCTGCTCTTCAACGGACGCATCGCCGGGATCAGCGGGATTGCCGGCGGCCTCCTCTCCCAGCGCACCCGCGCCGAGCTGGCATGGCGCATCACCTTCCTCCTGGGGCTCGTGGGCGGAGGCTTCGTGCTGCGCCTGCTCTGGCCTCAGGTGCTCGGGGCGCCCGTCGTGACAGGGCCGGCCTGGGTGGCCGCCGCAGGGCTCCTGGTAGGCTTCGGCACCCGCCTCGGCAACGGCTGCACCAGCGGCCATGGCGTGTGTGGCATCTCCCGAGGTGCCCGGCGCTCGATCGCGGCGACGCTGACCTTCATGGCCACCGGCGCCGCCACCGTCTTCCTGGTGCGCCATGTCCTTGGAGGTGAGTCATGA
- a CDS encoding DUF6691 family protein, giving the protein MSALWTAGVAGLLFAFGLGLGGMTDPARVQGFLDVTGSWNPTLAFVMGGALAVHAPLSWLIRRRKTPVLAPAFPNVSHTQLDRRLLGGAALFGVGWGLSGYCPGPVLVSLAGGTGTVLLFVASMFAGMWLFGWWERSRATAPQPQGDLSSS; this is encoded by the coding sequence ATGAGCGCGCTGTGGACCGCGGGTGTGGCCGGCCTGCTCTTCGCGTTCGGGCTCGGCCTGGGAGGGATGACAGACCCGGCCCGAGTACAGGGTTTCCTGGACGTCACCGGGAGCTGGAATCCCACCCTGGCCTTCGTGATGGGCGGAGCGCTGGCCGTGCACGCCCCGCTCTCCTGGCTCATCCGCCGCCGGAAGACTCCTGTGCTGGCTCCCGCCTTCCCGAATGTCTCCCACACTCAGCTCGACCGGCGACTGCTCGGCGGGGCCGCACTGTTCGGGGTGGGCTGGGGGCTCTCGGGCTACTGCCCGGGCCCCGTCCTGGTCTCGCTTGCCGGGGGGACGGGCACGGTGCTGCTCTTCGTCGCCTCCATGTTCGCCGGCATGTGGCTCTTCGGGTGGTGGGAGCGCTCGCGAGCCACTGCCCCCCAGCCTCAGGGCGATCTCAGCTCTTCTTGA